One Candidatus Melainabacteria bacterium DNA segment encodes these proteins:
- a CDS encoding response regulator transcription factor, which yields MWRSTLSQNSAPQLIPTLTILESAMNKVLLAEDDDYLLKGLLLALQRRGYSVTTAKTGAEAQAALLTDTFDLLLLDLGLPGIDGTQILSELRARGNDVPVIIITARDGLEDRINGLDLGANDYLVKPFDFRELEARARAVLRKTNWNNQVEIEFGSLKLNTNNGVLQFKDDELDLTPKETIVLKTLMAKAGRVVSKRQIMNQVSDHLEEASENAVEIVIHRLRKKLESARVLITTVRGFGYLLTEERA from the coding sequence ATGTGGCGCAGCACCCTCAGTCAAAATTCAGCGCCACAACTCATTCCAACTCTGACTATTCTGGAATCCGCAATGAATAAAGTATTGCTGGCCGAAGACGATGACTACTTACTCAAGGGACTCTTGCTCGCCTTGCAGCGTCGCGGTTACTCGGTGACGACAGCAAAAACGGGAGCGGAAGCACAAGCAGCGTTGCTCACAGACACTTTCGACTTGTTGCTGCTCGACCTGGGTTTGCCGGGAATCGATGGCACCCAGATATTGTCCGAACTACGAGCCCGTGGCAATGACGTGCCAGTGATCATCATCACAGCAAGAGATGGATTAGAAGACAGAATCAACGGTCTCGACCTTGGCGCCAATGATTATCTCGTCAAGCCATTTGACTTCCGCGAACTAGAAGCAAGAGCCCGAGCCGTTCTAAGAAAAACCAACTGGAATAATCAAGTCGAAATCGAGTTTGGGTCGCTGAAACTCAATACCAATAACGGGGTGTTGCAGTTTAAAGATGACGAACTGGATTTAACGCCGAAAGAAACTATCGTCTTAAAAACGCTGATGGCTAAAGCCGGTCGCGTAGTCAGCAAGCGGCAAATTATGAATCAGGTCTCCGATCACCTGGAAGAAGCGAGCGAAAACGCCGTCGAAATAGTCATTCACCGGTTGCGCAAAAAACTTGAATCCGCCAGGGTTCTAATCACTACCGTGCGCGGTTTTGGCTATCTGCTAACTGAAGAAAGAGCATGA
- a CDS encoding HAMP domain-containing protein produces MKRLSIRKQLLTLFVPFLFGLWIASAVLCFWLVSNFSHESFDRDLVSSADSVVGRLRVKQGKVVVDMPPAAIAILKHDDSDKFYYSVIDADGKLISGDANLPPPEQSLLIDVPKVVDGQIADKSVRIAEIKVSPVDADNQTVIVQVAETKNVRSAFLKKMFLSIAVPQLLIILLGLFAVWYGIAKILTPLKLLQEQVVNRTQFDLSPLSGAETPEEVYPLVRALNQLLERLKEDIQVHQRFIANAAHQLRTPLAGLKTYSSIGTEMSDPNELQHIVSELDSGIDRASRIVTQLLALARTDGVEQNSNRTQSLVDLNFVVSEVTSELIDQAIRKGLELTCNLSPVPATIGGEEMGLRNLVSNLVENAILYTEPGGHVTVELVNKDKPILTVTDTGPGIPEQERPKVFERFHRVPGVQNSGSGLGLAIVQEVANSHKAQITIETGRDGHGTSFIVEFPQAGNTLSA; encoded by the coding sequence ATGAAAAGACTTTCGATTAGAAAGCAGCTTCTCACTCTGTTTGTGCCCTTCTTGTTTGGACTGTGGATTGCCAGCGCGGTGCTGTGCTTCTGGCTGGTTTCCAATTTCTCGCACGAATCCTTCGACCGCGATTTGGTAAGCTCCGCAGATTCTGTTGTAGGCAGGCTGAGAGTGAAGCAGGGCAAGGTAGTCGTGGACATGCCACCAGCGGCGATTGCAATACTCAAACACGATGATTCCGACAAGTTTTACTACAGCGTCATTGATGCTGATGGAAAGCTAATCTCCGGCGACGCAAATCTGCCACCACCGGAGCAATCGCTGCTCATCGATGTGCCGAAAGTTGTAGACGGTCAAATAGCAGACAAGAGCGTACGCATCGCTGAAATTAAAGTATCGCCGGTAGATGCCGACAATCAAACAGTGATCGTACAAGTAGCAGAGACCAAAAACGTACGAAGCGCATTCCTGAAAAAAATGTTTCTCAGCATCGCCGTGCCTCAACTGCTGATTATCTTACTCGGACTTTTTGCCGTCTGGTACGGCATCGCGAAGATTCTGACGCCGCTCAAACTTTTGCAGGAGCAAGTGGTAAATCGCACTCAATTCGATTTGAGTCCGTTGTCTGGTGCAGAAACGCCAGAGGAAGTGTATCCGCTCGTGCGAGCCCTGAATCAGTTGCTGGAACGATTGAAGGAAGACATTCAAGTACATCAGCGCTTCATCGCCAACGCCGCGCATCAATTGAGAACCCCGCTAGCCGGGCTGAAAACATATTCCAGCATCGGTACTGAAATGTCCGACCCAAACGAATTGCAACATATCGTCAGCGAGTTAGATTCCGGAATCGATCGCGCCAGCAGAATTGTCACACAGCTCCTTGCTTTAGCCAGAACTGACGGAGTAGAACAAAACAGCAACAGAACACAGAGCCTGGTCGACTTGAATTTCGTTGTCTCAGAAGTGACCTCTGAACTTATCGATCAAGCAATAAGAAAAGGATTAGAGCTGACCTGCAATCTCTCGCCCGTTCCAGCCACCATTGGCGGTGAAGAGATGGGCTTGAGAAACCTTGTTTCGAATCTGGTCGAAAATGCAATTCTCTATACCGAGCCAGGCGGTCATGTTACAGTCGAACTGGTTAACAAAGACAAGCCAATTTTGACCGTCACAGATACAGGACCAGGAATACCCGAACAGGAACGCCCCAAGGTATTCGAGCGATTTCATCGCGTACCGGGCGTACAGAACAGCGGCAGCGGGCTGGGTCTGGCCATTGTGCAAGAAGTAGCAAACTCCCACAAAGCACAAATAACTATTGAAACGGGACGCGACGGTCACGGCACGTCGTTCATCGTTGAATTCCCTCAAGCTGGCAATACTTTGAGTGCCTGA